A stretch of Lysobacter sp. K5869 DNA encodes these proteins:
- a CDS encoding response regulator transcription factor, with amino-acid sequence MRILVIEDNQDIAANLGDFLEDRGHTVDFAADGITGLHLAVVHDFDAIVLDLNLPGIDGLEVCRKLRNEARKQTPVLMLTARDSLDNKLAGFDSGADDYLIKPFALQEVEVRLNALSRRGRGVQTRVLNAADLEYNLDTLEVRRQGKLLQLNPTALKILQALMEASPAVVTRQELETRVWGEELPDSDSLRVHIHGLRAVVDKPFETPLIQTRHGIGYRIAAPENG; translated from the coding sequence ATGCGCATCCTCGTAATCGAAGACAACCAGGACATCGCCGCCAACCTCGGCGACTTTCTCGAAGACCGCGGCCACACCGTCGACTTCGCCGCCGACGGCATCACCGGCCTGCATCTGGCCGTGGTGCACGACTTCGACGCCATCGTGCTCGACTTGAACCTGCCCGGCATCGACGGCCTGGAGGTTTGCCGCAAGCTGCGCAACGAAGCGCGCAAGCAGACGCCGGTGCTGATGCTCACCGCGCGCGACAGCCTCGACAACAAGCTCGCCGGTTTCGACTCCGGCGCCGACGACTACCTGATCAAGCCTTTCGCCTTGCAGGAAGTGGAAGTGCGCTTGAACGCGCTGTCGCGGCGCGGCCGCGGCGTGCAGACGCGGGTGCTCAACGCGGCCGATCTGGAATACAACCTCGACACGCTCGAGGTGCGCCGCCAGGGCAAGCTGCTGCAGCTCAACCCGACCGCGCTGAAGATCCTGCAGGCGCTGATGGAAGCCTCGCCGGCGGTGGTCACGCGGCAGGAACTGGAGACCCGGGTGTGGGGCGAGGAGCTGCCGGATTCCGACAGCCTGCGCGTGCACATCCACGGCCTGCGCGCGGTGGTCGACAAGCCGTTCGAGACGCCGCTGATCCAGACCCGCCACGGCATCGGCTACCGCATCGCGGCGCCCGAGAACGGTTGA